A part of Neovison vison isolate M4711 chromosome 6, ASM_NN_V1, whole genome shotgun sequence genomic DNA contains:
- the SYDE1 gene encoding rho GTPase-activating protein SYDE1 has translation MAEPLLRKTFSRLRGREKLPRKKSDAKERGRPAQRPEPNPPEPEPQAPEGSQAGAEGPPSPEASRSPARGAYLQSLEPSSRRWVLGGAKPPEEAALGPRAPGSGEPAGEIWYNPIPEEDSRPPAPEPLGPQPGTAEPEGPASQATAPASPPTKASRTKSPGPARRLSMKMKKLPDLRRRLSLRGTRAGRERERAAPEGSVISRYHLDSSVGTPGRAAGAGATRGPRAGYLSDGDSPERPAGPPSPTAFRPYEVGPSARTPPAALWGRLSLHLYGLGGLRPAPGATPRDLCCLLQVDGVAQARTGPLRGGPDFLRLDHTFHLELEAARLLRALVLAWDPGVRRHRPCAQGTVLLPTVFRGCQAQQLAVRLEPQGLLYAKLTLSEQQEAPGTTEPRVFGLPLPLLVERENPPGQVPLIIQKCVGQIERRGLRVVGLYRLCGSAAVKKELRDAFERDSAAVCLSEDLYPDINVITGILKDYLRELPTPLITQPLYQVVLEAMAQGPPSRAPSSTEGTRGLLNCLPDVERATLTLLLDHLRLVSSFHAHNRMTPQNLAVCFGPVLLPARQAPARPRIRSSGPGLTNAVDFKRHIEVLHYLLQAWPDPRRAPEPPDLAPYLRPKRQPPMHLPLSGPEVVARPRGRGGPESPPSNRYAGDWSVCGRDFLPCGRDFLSGPDYDHVTGSYSEDEDEEAGETAGAADFEDDFEAPFNPHLNLKDFDALILDLERELSKQINVCL, from the exons GCCGCCCAGCCCAGCGCCCGGAGCCCAATCCtccagagccagagccccaggCCCCTGAAGGGTCCCAAGCTGGAGCAGAGGGGCCCCCAAGCCCTGAGGCATCTCGGAGCCCAGCTCGGGGGGCCTACCTGCAGAGCCTGGAGCCCAGCAGTCGACGATGGGTGCTGGGTGGGGCCAAGCCACCGGAAGAGGCTGCTTTGGGGCCCAGGGCACCTGGCAGCGGGGAGCCCGCAGGTGAGATCTGGTACAACCCTATCCCCGAGGAAGACTCCAGACCCCCGGCACCAGAGCCCCTGGGACCACAACCAGGCACAGCTGAGCCAGAGGGCCCGGCCTCACAAG CCACAGCCCCTGCAAGCCCCCCAACCAAAGCCTCCCGCACAAAGTCCCCTGGCCCAGCTCGGCGCCTCTCCATGAAGATGAAGAAGCTGCCTGACCTGCGGCGGCGACTGAGCCTGCGGGGCACCCGGGCTGGCAGAGAGCGTGAGCGGGCCGCCCCGGAGGGCTCCGTCATCAGTCGTTACCACCTGGACAGCAGTGTGGGGACCCCGGGACGGGCAGCAGGGGCTGGGGCCACAAGGGGACCTCGGGCCGGTTACCTCAGTGATGGGGACTCACCGGAGCGCCCAGCAGGGCCCCCATCACCCACTGCCTTCCGGCCCTATGAGGTGGGCCCATCAGCCCGAACACCCCCCGCCGCACTCTGGGGCCGCCTCAGCCTGCACTTGTATGGGCTGGGGGGTCTGCGGCCAGCACCCGGGGCCACCCCAAGAGACCTCTGCTGCCTACTGCAGGTGGATGGGGTGGCCCAGGCCCGAACGGGGCCACTGAGGGGGGGGCCAGACTTCCTGCGGCTGGATCACACCTTCCACCTGGAACTTGAGGCTGCCCGGCTGCTGCGGGCCCTGGTGCTGGCGTGGGACCCTGGTGTCCGGCGGCACCGGCCCTGCGCCCAGGGCACTGTGCTGCTACCCACAGTCTTCCGAG GGTGCCAGGCCCAGCAGCTGGCCGTGCGCCTGGAGCCTCAGGGGCTGTTGTATGCCAAACTGACCCTGTCAGAGCAGCAGGAAGCACCAGGCACAACTGAGCCCCGAGTCTTTGGGCTGCCCCTGCCACTGCTGGTGGAGCGAGAAAACCCCCCgggccaggtgcccctcatcatcCAGAAGTGTGTTGGGCAGATCGAGCGCCGAGGGCTGCGG gtgGTGGGGCTCTACCGTTTGTGTGGCTCGGCAGCCGTGAAGAAAGAGCTTCGGGATGCCTTTGAGCGGGACAGTGCAGCCGTCTGCCTCTCTGAGGACCTGTATCCTGATATCAATGTCATCACTG GCATCCTCAAGGATTATCTTCGGGAGTTGCCGACCCCACTCATCACCCAGCCCCTCTATCAGGTGGTGCTGGAGGCCATGGCCCAAGGACCCCCAAGCAGGGCACCCTCCAGCACTGAGGGCACCCGTGGGCTCCTCAACTGCCTGCCAGATGTGGAGAGG GCCACGCTGACGCTTCTCCTGGACCATCTGCGCCTCGTCTCCTCCTTCCACGCCCACAACCGCATGACCCCGCAGAACCTGGCCGTGTGCTTCGGTCCCGTGCTGCTGCCGGCGCGCCAGGCACCCGCCAGGCCCCGCATCCGCAGCTCTGGCCCCGGCCTAACCAACGCAGTGGACTTCAAGCGCCACATCGAGGTGCTGCACTACCTGCTGCAGGCCTGGCCAG ATCCCCGCAGGGCCCCCGAGCCTCCCGACCTCGCCCCATACCTGCGGCCCAAACGGCAGCCGCCAATGCACTTGCCGCTCTCCGGCCCCGAAGTGGTGGCGCGGCCCCGCGGCCGGGGCGGCCCTGAGAGCCCCCCGAGTAACCGCTACGCGGGCGACTGGAGCGTGTGCGGACGGGACTTCCTGCCGTGCGGGCGGGACTTTCTTTCCGGGCCGGACTACGACCACGTGACGGGCAGCTACAGCGAGGACGAGGATGAGGAGGCGGGCGAGACGGCGGGCGCCGCGGACTTCGAAGACGACTTCGAGGCACCCTTCAACCCGCACCTGAACCTCAAAGACTTCGACGCCCTCATCCTGGACCTGGAGCGAGAGCTCTCCAAGCAGATCAACGTGTGCCTCTGA
- the ILVBL gene encoding 2-hydroxyacyl-CoA lyase 2 isoform X2, with product METLAAAAPAGNFFPSFLFLACGTLVAALLGAAHRLGLFYQLMHKVDKASIQHGGENVAAVLRAHGVRFLFTLVGGHISPLLVACEKMGIRVVDTRHEVTAVFAADAVARLTGTVGVAAVTAGPGLTNTVTAMKNAQIAQSPVLLLGGAASTLLQNRGALQAIDQMSLFRPLCKFCASVRRVRDIVPTLRAAIAAAQSGTPGPVFVELPIDVLYPYYMVQKEMVPAKPPKGFMGRAVSWYLENYLANLFAGAWEPRPEGPLPLDIPQASPQQVQRCMEILSRAKRPLIVLGSQALLPPIPADRLRAAVETLGIPCFLGGMARGLLGRNHPLHIRQNRSAALKKADVVLLAGAVCDFRLSYGRVLSRSSKIIIVNRNRKEMLLNSDMFWKPQEAVQGDVASFVLKLVEGLKGQTWASDWTEELRQADRQKEQAFREKGLMPVAQHLNPVRVLQLVEETLPDNSILVVDGGDFVGTAAHLVQPRGPLCWLDPGAFGTLGVGAGFALGAKLCRPDAEVWCLFGDGAFGYSLIEFDTFVRHKIPVIALIGNDAGWTQISREQVPSLGSNVACGLAYTDYHKAAIGLGAQGLLLSREKEDQVVEVLHDAQKQCRDGHPVVVNILIGRTDFRDGSIAV from the exons ATGGAGACCCTCGCGGCCGCCGCCCCTGCCGGGAACTTCTTCCCCTCATTCCTGTTCTTGGCCTGTGGGACGCTAGTGGCCGCTCTGCTGGGCGCCGCGCACCGCCTGGGGCTCTTCTACCAGTTGATGCACAAG GTGGACAAGGCAAGCATTCAGCATGGCGGGGAGAACGTGGCAGCTGTGCTGAGGGCCCATGGCGTGCGCTTCCTCTTCACACTGGTCGGTGGGCACATTTCCCCGCTGCTGGTGGCCTGTGAGAAGATGGGCATCCGTGTGGTGGACACTCGCCATGAAGTCACAGCCGTCTTCGCTGCCGATGCCGTGGCCCGCCTGACTG GGACGGTGGGTGTGGCTGCAGTGACAGCAGGCCCGGGCCTCACCAACACGGTGACTGCAATGAAGAATGCCCAGATAGCTCAGTCCCCAGTCCTGCTTCTGGGTGGGGCTGCCAGCACACTCCTGCAG AACCGGGGTGCACTCCAGGCCATTGATCAGATGTCCCTGTTTAGGCCACTGTGCAAGTTTTGTGCTTCTGTGCGGAGGGTGCGAGACATTGTGCCCACTCTGAGGGCTGCGATAGCTGCTGCCCAGTCGGGCACCCCAG gCCCAGTGTTTGTGGAGCTGCCCATCGATGTGCTGTACCCCTACTACATGGTCCAGAAGGAGATGGTGCCAGCCAAGCCGCCCAAGGGCTTCATGGGTCGAGCGGTCTCCTG GTACTTAGAGAATTACCTGGCCAACCTCTTTGCAGGAGCTTGGGAGCCTCGGCCTGAGGGCCCTCTGCCTCTGGACATTCCCCAGGCATCCCCCCAGCAG GTTCAGCGCTGTATGGAAATCTTGAGCCGAGCCAAAAGGCCCCTTATTGTGCTGGGAAGCCAGGCCCTGCTGCCCCCGATACCCGCTGACAGACTTCG GGCTGCTGTGGAGACCCTTGGCATCCCCTGCTTCCTGGGAGGGATGGCACGAGGACTGCTGGGCCGCAACCACCCCCTACACATCCGGCAGAACCGGAGTGCTGCCCTGAAGAAAGCAGATGTTGTCCTTCTGGCAG GAGCCGTGTGTGACTTCCGCCTGTCTTATGGCCGTGTCCTTAGCCGCAGCAGCAAGATCATCATTGTCAACCGTAACCGGAAAGAGATGTTGCTTAACTCAGACATGTTCTGGAAGCCCCAGGAAGCTGTGCAGG GAGACGTGGCCTCCTTTGTGTTGAAGCTGGTGGAGGGCCTTAAGGGCCAGACGTGGGCCTCAGACTGGACAGAGGAGCTTCGGCAAGCTGACCGGCAGAAGGAGCAGGCCTTTCG GGAGAAGGGGTTGATGCCTGTAGCCCAGCACCTGAACCCAGTGCGGGTACTGCAGCTGGTGGAAGAAACTCTGCCTGACAACTCGATTCTGGTGGTTGATGGTGGGGACTTTGTGGGCACTGCCGCCCACCTGGTGCAGCCCCGTGGCCCCCTGTGCTGGCTTGATCCTG GGGCCTTTGGGACTCTGGGCGTTGGTGCAGGATTTGCACTTGGGGCCAAACTGTGCCGGCCGGATGCTGAG GTGTGGTGCCTGTTTGGAGATGGAGCTTTTGGCTATAGCCTCATTGAATTTGATACCTTCGTCAGGCACAAG ATCCCAGTGATTGCTTTGATCGGGAATGATGCTGGCTGGACCCAGATTTCTCGGGAGCAGGTGCCGTCTCTGGGCAGCAATGTGGCCTGTGGCCTGGCTTACACTG ATTATCACAAGGCAGCCATAGGACTTGGCGCCCAGGGCTTGCTGCTCTCACGGGAGAAAGAAGATCAGGTGGTCGAGGTGCTTCATGATGCTCAAAAGCAGTGCCGAGATGGCCACCCGGTTGTGGTCAACATCCTTATTGGGAGGACGGACTTCCGAGATGGCTCCATTGCTGTGTAG
- the ILVBL gene encoding 2-hydroxyacyl-CoA lyase 2 isoform X1, with protein METLAAAAPAGNFFPSFLFLACGTLVAALLGAAHRLGLFYQLMHKVDKASIQHGGENVAAVLRAHGVRFLFTLVGGHISPLLVACEKMGIRVVDTRHEVTAVFAADAVARLTGTVGVAAVTAGPGLTNTVTAMKNAQIAQSPVLLLGGAASTLLQNRGALQAIDQMSLFRPLCKFCASVRRVRDIVPTLRAAIAAAQSGTPGRWRVLGSGQALRLGSREAWQAQYPPCPSAGPVFVELPIDVLYPYYMVQKEMVPAKPPKGFMGRAVSWYLENYLANLFAGAWEPRPEGPLPLDIPQASPQQVQRCMEILSRAKRPLIVLGSQALLPPIPADRLRAAVETLGIPCFLGGMARGLLGRNHPLHIRQNRSAALKKADVVLLAGAVCDFRLSYGRVLSRSSKIIIVNRNRKEMLLNSDMFWKPQEAVQGDVASFVLKLVEGLKGQTWASDWTEELRQADRQKEQAFREKGLMPVAQHLNPVRVLQLVEETLPDNSILVVDGGDFVGTAAHLVQPRGPLCWLDPGAFGTLGVGAGFALGAKLCRPDAEVWCLFGDGAFGYSLIEFDTFVRHKIPVIALIGNDAGWTQISREQVPSLGSNVACGLAYTDYHKAAIGLGAQGLLLSREKEDQVVEVLHDAQKQCRDGHPVVVNILIGRTDFRDGSIAV; from the exons ATGGAGACCCTCGCGGCCGCCGCCCCTGCCGGGAACTTCTTCCCCTCATTCCTGTTCTTGGCCTGTGGGACGCTAGTGGCCGCTCTGCTGGGCGCCGCGCACCGCCTGGGGCTCTTCTACCAGTTGATGCACAAG GTGGACAAGGCAAGCATTCAGCATGGCGGGGAGAACGTGGCAGCTGTGCTGAGGGCCCATGGCGTGCGCTTCCTCTTCACACTGGTCGGTGGGCACATTTCCCCGCTGCTGGTGGCCTGTGAGAAGATGGGCATCCGTGTGGTGGACACTCGCCATGAAGTCACAGCCGTCTTCGCTGCCGATGCCGTGGCCCGCCTGACTG GGACGGTGGGTGTGGCTGCAGTGACAGCAGGCCCGGGCCTCACCAACACGGTGACTGCAATGAAGAATGCCCAGATAGCTCAGTCCCCAGTCCTGCTTCTGGGTGGGGCTGCCAGCACACTCCTGCAG AACCGGGGTGCACTCCAGGCCATTGATCAGATGTCCCTGTTTAGGCCACTGTGCAAGTTTTGTGCTTCTGTGCGGAGGGTGCGAGACATTGTGCCCACTCTGAGGGCTGCGATAGCTGCTGCCCAGTCGGGCACCCCAGGTAGGTGGAGGGTGCTGGGCAGTGGTCAGGCCCTAAGGCTTGGGTCTAGGGAGGCATGGCAGGCTCAGtatcctccctgcccctctgcaggCCCAGTGTTTGTGGAGCTGCCCATCGATGTGCTGTACCCCTACTACATGGTCCAGAAGGAGATGGTGCCAGCCAAGCCGCCCAAGGGCTTCATGGGTCGAGCGGTCTCCTG GTACTTAGAGAATTACCTGGCCAACCTCTTTGCAGGAGCTTGGGAGCCTCGGCCTGAGGGCCCTCTGCCTCTGGACATTCCCCAGGCATCCCCCCAGCAG GTTCAGCGCTGTATGGAAATCTTGAGCCGAGCCAAAAGGCCCCTTATTGTGCTGGGAAGCCAGGCCCTGCTGCCCCCGATACCCGCTGACAGACTTCG GGCTGCTGTGGAGACCCTTGGCATCCCCTGCTTCCTGGGAGGGATGGCACGAGGACTGCTGGGCCGCAACCACCCCCTACACATCCGGCAGAACCGGAGTGCTGCCCTGAAGAAAGCAGATGTTGTCCTTCTGGCAG GAGCCGTGTGTGACTTCCGCCTGTCTTATGGCCGTGTCCTTAGCCGCAGCAGCAAGATCATCATTGTCAACCGTAACCGGAAAGAGATGTTGCTTAACTCAGACATGTTCTGGAAGCCCCAGGAAGCTGTGCAGG GAGACGTGGCCTCCTTTGTGTTGAAGCTGGTGGAGGGCCTTAAGGGCCAGACGTGGGCCTCAGACTGGACAGAGGAGCTTCGGCAAGCTGACCGGCAGAAGGAGCAGGCCTTTCG GGAGAAGGGGTTGATGCCTGTAGCCCAGCACCTGAACCCAGTGCGGGTACTGCAGCTGGTGGAAGAAACTCTGCCTGACAACTCGATTCTGGTGGTTGATGGTGGGGACTTTGTGGGCACTGCCGCCCACCTGGTGCAGCCCCGTGGCCCCCTGTGCTGGCTTGATCCTG GGGCCTTTGGGACTCTGGGCGTTGGTGCAGGATTTGCACTTGGGGCCAAACTGTGCCGGCCGGATGCTGAG GTGTGGTGCCTGTTTGGAGATGGAGCTTTTGGCTATAGCCTCATTGAATTTGATACCTTCGTCAGGCACAAG ATCCCAGTGATTGCTTTGATCGGGAATGATGCTGGCTGGACCCAGATTTCTCGGGAGCAGGTGCCGTCTCTGGGCAGCAATGTGGCCTGTGGCCTGGCTTACACTG ATTATCACAAGGCAGCCATAGGACTTGGCGCCCAGGGCTTGCTGCTCTCACGGGAGAAAGAAGATCAGGTGGTCGAGGTGCTTCATGATGCTCAAAAGCAGTGCCGAGATGGCCACCCGGTTGTGGTCAACATCCTTATTGGGAGGACGGACTTCCGAGATGGCTCCATTGCTGTGTAG